In Alkalihalobacillus sp. TS-13, the following are encoded in one genomic region:
- a CDS encoding XylR N-terminal domain-containing protein, with product MEVKASNFTLNHLINVSEETGQKWKDLELILSSADAWGLLRKDLITALGVQRAKRFLLRYGYKCGEHEARVLKDSINWESKMDWLVAGSKLHYLTGRTYSYPESFQVNMEKGEFHVSGYWMDSYEAKQHLNYFPAHNEPVCYYLAGYASGYTSACMGKKIIFKETRCKGKGDDYCSYIGKAAEDWGEEIDEELFYYEDDDMSGELDQMYRKVEQQKERLEIGYSLSRSLNNALLKGQGMDGFAKILGEKLHCNVLIEDKHFKEIASFEQTPGMEKFITARNTLKGIEKKLSLNDVVEAELTGQTFKLVTIPISVRNQIYGFLTVALNKKLNSFYRDLLERVAMVASLQIQYERIAIETEQRLKGELLEQLLNSKETNVQEIYNRFSYLGYDLTTPHYVLHIKMEDQGGKEVDNEEQLKIRNKLNNFYQEQNKFGSNMLILTKWNTVQAIISKKLIKSDGKSIKKFAGQLLRKLDNPNCRFYIGVSEETTELPDFYHRAKEAKQAADLAKIRFSSSRIMLANELGHLSLFLYAREPEELKKFAEENLQPILEYDRNKNSELLQTLFHYTQNEFNLHKTAREMILSISGMRYRIQKIEELLNIDLSNSNCRFEVQLSLQIFLMLGKF from the coding sequence GTGGAAGTCAAAGCTAGTAATTTTACACTGAACCATCTAATTAATGTCTCTGAGGAAACCGGTCAAAAGTGGAAGGATCTGGAGTTGATCTTATCAAGTGCGGATGCATGGGGATTACTTAGAAAGGATTTGATTACTGCACTTGGTGTTCAAAGAGCGAAGAGGTTCCTACTACGCTATGGGTACAAATGTGGTGAACATGAAGCCCGAGTCCTTAAAGATTCGATCAATTGGGAAAGTAAAATGGACTGGCTTGTTGCAGGGTCGAAGCTGCATTATTTGACAGGTAGAACGTACTCTTATCCTGAAAGTTTTCAAGTGAATATGGAGAAGGGTGAGTTCCACGTTTCAGGTTACTGGATGGATTCTTATGAAGCAAAACAGCACTTGAATTACTTTCCTGCCCATAATGAACCGGTTTGCTATTACTTGGCTGGTTATGCGAGTGGGTACACGAGTGCATGCATGGGAAAGAAAATCATCTTTAAAGAAACAAGATGTAAGGGCAAAGGGGACGACTACTGCAGCTATATAGGAAAAGCAGCTGAAGATTGGGGCGAGGAGATCGATGAAGAGCTCTTCTACTATGAAGATGATGATATGTCTGGTGAACTGGACCAGATGTACCGGAAAGTAGAACAACAAAAAGAAAGACTCGAAATCGGTTATTCATTGAGTCGCAGTCTGAACAATGCACTCTTAAAGGGTCAAGGGATGGATGGCTTTGCAAAAATCTTAGGTGAAAAATTACATTGTAATGTGTTGATAGAAGATAAACATTTCAAAGAAATCGCTTCTTTTGAGCAAACACCAGGAATGGAAAAATTCATTACAGCCAGGAATACGTTAAAAGGTATTGAAAAGAAGCTTTCTCTTAATGATGTTGTCGAAGCAGAGCTTACTGGTCAAACGTTTAAATTAGTCACCATCCCAATCTCGGTACGGAACCAGATTTACGGCTTCCTTACCGTAGCATTAAATAAAAAATTGAATTCTTTTTATAGAGATTTACTTGAAAGAGTAGCCATGGTGGCCTCATTACAAATTCAATATGAAAGGATCGCGATTGAGACAGAGCAACGTCTAAAAGGAGAGTTACTCGAGCAATTACTGAATAGTAAAGAAACGAACGTACAGGAAATATATAACCGTTTTTCTTATCTTGGATATGATCTTACCACCCCTCATTACGTGTTACATATAAAAATGGAGGATCAGGGTGGTAAGGAAGTGGATAATGAAGAACAATTGAAAATTCGGAATAAGCTCAATAATTTTTATCAAGAACAAAATAAATTCGGTTCTAATATGCTTATTTTAACCAAATGGAATACGGTCCAGGCCATCATTTCAAAAAAGTTGATAAAGAGTGACGGTAAATCAATCAAGAAGTTTGCAGGTCAACTTTTACGGAAACTTGATAATCCCAATTGCAGGTTTTATATAGGAGTCAGTGAGGAGACAACAGAACTTCCGGATTTTTACCATCGGGCAAAAGAAGCCAAGCAAGCAGCAGACCTGGCAAAAATAAGATTTTCCTCATCCCGAATTATGTTAGCGAATGAATTAGGTCACTTGTCACTATTTTTATATGCAAGAGAACCCGAAGAATTAAAAAAATTTGCCGAAGAAAATTTACAGCCTATTTTGGAGTACGATAGAAATAAAAATTCAGAGCTGCTTCAAACGTTATTTCATTATACCCAAAATGAGTTCAACCTTCATAAAACGGCCCGTGAAATGATTTTATCAATCAGCGGAATGCGATATCGAATACAAAAAATAGAAGAGTTACTCAATATTGATCTCTCAAATTCCAACTGCCGGTTCGAAGTACAACTTTCACTCCAGATTTTCTTGATGCTCGGGAAGTTTTGA
- a CDS encoding flavin reductase family protein, producing the protein MDSKKFRETLGQFATGVTVITSKTEDKLIGLTANAFSSLSLDPPLILICIDKTASSMRAFKHNRPFVVNILQQNQENDCWRFAKKSEDKFKDCSYDLTEDGVPILKNNLATLQCHVNSILEGGDHYIVTGLVKDTVIDEQAEPLLFFRGKLNRMKEPEKTM; encoded by the coding sequence ATGGATTCAAAAAAATTCCGGGAAACACTAGGTCAATTTGCGACAGGTGTTACTGTCATCACTTCTAAGACTGAGGATAAACTGATCGGTTTGACAGCCAATGCTTTTTCCTCTTTATCCTTGGATCCACCATTGATTCTGATTTGTATCGATAAAACAGCTAGTAGTATGAGAGCTTTTAAACATAATCGCCCATTCGTCGTTAATATTTTACAACAGAATCAGGAAAATGATTGCTGGCGTTTTGCAAAGAAATCGGAGGATAAATTTAAAGATTGCTCGTACGATCTGACTGAGGATGGTGTACCGATATTAAAAAATAATTTAGCTACCCTCCAATGCCACGTGAACTCGATCCTTGAAGGAGGCGATCATTATATTGTGACCGGCCTTGTAAAGGATACAGTAATCGATGAGCAAGCGGAACCACTTCTTTTTTTTCGTGGGAAATTAAACCGAATGAAAGAACCAGAAAAAACGATGTAG
- a CDS encoding Rieske 2Fe-2S domain-containing protein, with product MLSKEKNQLLTQTDKGTPMGDLFRRYWIPALKSDELESDGSPKRITLLGEDLVAFRDTVGKVGLIDERCPHRGTSLYYGINDGCGIRCMYHGWKFNTDGKCTEIPSEAKDGKFRQSINITSYPTKEVSGIIWTYMGPEEKQPPFPEFYWMGLPDENKLVERVWQECNYLQVMENDVDFVHAAFLHKAHGSQAVKEGILSSDLGIDPEHPLVKNPPVKQAVEDTNYGKRCIAVGLGKEDQNAFMEIHYIFPFYTFPPRFSGEDGMWHAFIPRDDYSTWSWDVQFSHEHKIDIQAQHDRRGLVLNEDMRKVKNLENHYGLERELQKTHNFTGIRGIANQDHAATETMGPIVDRSNEHLGTSDLPVIKMRSLLFQQVERLQEGYDPIKLENESLKTLYSDGVYDDREKTWKEALPLKEQFQKKEKVVKS from the coding sequence ATGTTATCCAAAGAAAAAAATCAACTCTTGACTCAAACGGATAAAGGAACTCCAATGGGTGATTTATTCCGTAGATATTGGATTCCCGCTTTAAAGTCCGATGAATTAGAAAGTGATGGAAGCCCTAAAAGGATCACGTTATTAGGTGAAGATTTAGTTGCTTTTCGGGATACGGTGGGTAAAGTCGGTTTAATTGATGAAAGGTGTCCACATCGAGGTACATCTCTCTACTATGGGATTAATGATGGATGCGGAATCCGGTGTATGTACCATGGATGGAAATTCAATACAGATGGAAAATGTACGGAAATCCCTTCTGAAGCAAAAGACGGAAAGTTCAGGCAATCCATAAATATAACAAGCTATCCCACCAAAGAAGTAAGCGGCATCATCTGGACATACATGGGCCCTGAGGAGAAGCAACCACCCTTTCCTGAATTTTATTGGATGGGACTACCAGATGAAAATAAACTCGTTGAAAGGGTATGGCAAGAGTGCAACTATCTACAAGTAATGGAAAATGACGTTGATTTTGTACATGCAGCTTTTTTACATAAAGCGCATGGTTCTCAAGCCGTAAAAGAAGGGATCTTGAGTTCGGATTTAGGAATTGACCCTGAACACCCGCTTGTCAAAAATCCGCCAGTAAAACAGGCAGTTGAAGATACGAATTACGGAAAACGTTGTATAGCTGTAGGACTTGGTAAAGAAGATCAAAATGCATTTATGGAAATTCACTATATCTTTCCCTTTTATACATTCCCGCCACGATTTAGCGGTGAGGATGGGATGTGGCATGCGTTCATTCCCCGGGATGATTATAGTACATGGTCTTGGGATGTCCAATTTTCACATGAGCACAAGATTGATATTCAGGCACAGCATGACCGCCGCGGTTTAGTATTGAACGAGGATATGAGGAAAGTGAAGAACCTTGAAAATCACTATGGGCTGGAACGGGAGTTGCAAAAAACGCATAACTTTACTGGAATCCGTGGGATCGCAAATCAGGACCATGCCGCAACTGAGACGATGGGTCCAATCGTAGATCGTTCAAATGAACATTTAGGTACAAGTGATTTACCCGTAATCAAGATGAGGAGCCTGCTCTTCCAGCAAGTAGAAAGATTACAAGAAGGCTACGACCCAATCAAGTTGGAAAATGAATCACTGAAAACGTTATATAGTGATGGCGTTTATGATGATCGGGAAAAGACATGGAAAGAAGCATTGCCACTAAAAGAACAATTCCAGAAGAAAGAAAAAGTAGTGAAGAGCTGA
- a CDS encoding dipeptidase yields MERSIATKRTIPEERKSSEELMNEKQYDGYQSFSYLTENQDFEKYDLATEVNRVEPYSLELTEDEAQKLETIFMKHPIVSLRDHGFIVPTNNEDILSYCSQLHTAFHYEGIAKSGIDVIIENFMDGISIINSKYGLKWDDVIYLLGIRYADIQKQNTVFLASSYEELKKAKRQRKTAILPSLEAANILENEIDRVDILYGLGIRCMGITYNHSNTLGSGLSEKKDGGLTDFGHRVIERMNKLGMMIDISHCGDQTSLDVIEASRDPVFITHAGARTLWNTPRMKPDDLLQACAEKGGIIGICAAPNTTLTKRSPTHSLQSVMEHFEYIKDLVGIDHVGFGPDTFFGDHVALQHAFDTMLSISKSHGGETFDESSYVEGAENPTEAMKNMIGWMVKHNYSTKDIAKVAGRNTMNVMKTILKD; encoded by the coding sequence ATGGAAAGAAGCATTGCCACTAAAAGAACAATTCCAGAAGAAAGAAAAAGTAGTGAAGAGCTGATGAATGAAAAGCAGTATGATGGCTATCAATCATTCAGTTACCTGACTGAAAACCAAGATTTTGAAAAATATGACCTAGCTACAGAAGTAAACAGAGTGGAGCCTTATTCATTAGAACTTACTGAAGATGAGGCACAGAAGCTGGAAACGATTTTTATGAAACATCCCATTGTATCTTTAAGAGACCATGGGTTCATCGTACCGACGAATAATGAAGACATTCTTTCTTATTGCAGTCAGCTTCACACAGCATTTCATTATGAAGGAATTGCGAAATCAGGGATTGATGTAATCATTGAGAATTTCATGGATGGGATCTCCATAATTAACTCTAAGTATGGCTTGAAATGGGATGACGTCATCTATTTATTAGGAATCCGATATGCAGATATACAAAAGCAAAACACTGTATTTCTGGCAAGCTCATATGAAGAGTTGAAAAAAGCGAAGAGACAGCGGAAAACGGCGATCTTACCCTCCCTTGAGGCGGCAAATATATTAGAAAATGAAATAGACCGCGTGGATATTCTTTATGGATTAGGGATTCGGTGCATGGGGATTACATATAACCATTCGAACACCCTTGGATCAGGCCTTTCTGAAAAGAAGGATGGAGGTTTGACTGATTTTGGGCATCGTGTCATAGAACGTATGAACAAACTCGGAATGATGATTGATATATCCCATTGCGGAGATCAAACCAGCTTGGATGTCATAGAGGCAAGTCGTGATCCTGTATTTATCACACATGCAGGAGCAAGGACCCTCTGGAATACGCCCAGGATGAAACCAGATGATCTTCTTCAAGCATGCGCTGAGAAAGGAGGAATTATCGGGATATGTGCGGCGCCGAACACGACACTGACAAAACGTTCTCCTACACATTCTCTTCAATCGGTCATGGAACATTTCGAGTATATAAAAGACCTGGTAGGGATCGATCATGTTGGTTTTGGCCCAGATACATTTTTCGGGGATCACGTCGCCCTTCAACATGCGTTTGATACGATGTTAAGCATTTCAAAATCACATGGTGGGGAAACATTTGATGAATCATCATATGTGGAGGGGGCGGAGAACCCGACAGAAGCTATGAAAAATATGATCGGCTGGATGGTCAAACATAACTATTCGACAAAAGACATTGCAAAAGTAGCTGGCCGGAACACGATGAACGTCATGAAAACCATTTTAAAAGACTAG
- a CDS encoding SDR family NAD(P)-dependent oxidoreductase, producing MEESERVAIVTGAAQGLGFSIAKKFVADGMKVVFIDKNQNRLNEIKESRFMDSAISKRTMFLSMDVSNVTEIKHGVRTILDTWGRIDILVNNAGIRKETSIEEIDEKEWNLILSVNLGGTFFFSQAVANVMKDQKHGRIINISSYGGQAGPLTSGAHYCASKAGQLALTKVFARALSDFGITVNTVAPAAVKSPEMDKIAPEKLERMKAGIPVKRFGEPEEVANIVSYLASDMAGYTTGATFDINGGLLMR from the coding sequence ATGGAAGAATCCGAGAGAGTAGCGATTGTGACAGGGGCAGCCCAAGGGCTCGGCTTTTCGATAGCCAAAAAGTTCGTTGCGGATGGAATGAAGGTCGTTTTCATAGATAAGAACCAAAACCGATTAAATGAAATAAAAGAATCTAGATTCATGGATTCAGCGATCTCAAAAAGAACAATGTTTTTGAGTATGGACGTTTCCAATGTAACTGAAATCAAACACGGTGTAAGAACCATACTTGATACCTGGGGGCGTATCGATATTCTAGTCAACAATGCAGGAATCCGGAAAGAAACGTCAATTGAAGAAATTGATGAAAAGGAATGGAACTTGATTCTATCAGTCAACCTTGGTGGGACGTTCTTTTTCTCACAAGCTGTCGCAAATGTTATGAAAGATCAAAAGCATGGACGTATCATCAACATTTCATCCTACGGTGGACAAGCCGGACCGCTGACTTCCGGCGCTCATTACTGTGCCTCTAAAGCAGGACAATTAGCGTTGACAAAAGTATTTGCCCGGGCCCTTTCTGATTTTGGAATCACGGTCAATACTGTGGCACCAGCGGCGGTGAAATCTCCTGAAATGGATAAAATCGCCCCGGAAAAATTAGAAAGAATGAAAGCTGGTATCCCTGTAAAACGTTTTGGAGAACCCGAAGAGGTAGCGAATATCGTTTCCTATCTAGCATCGGATATGGCAGGTTACACGACAGGAGCGACGTTTGATATAAATGGTGGCTTGTTGATGCGATGA
- a CDS encoding TRAP transporter substrate-binding protein produces MKRCLYLILAVLVTSILSACGGGTTNAGEDTIKLTYAFFAPANTFPAVQMEEWKKRLEERTDGKVEVELFHGGSLLEANNMYDGVESGTADIGLTSTSYEPGRFPLLAISDMPSGYNSATSASKVVHDLVNEYPPEALENFKIITTFATEPAYIQSKQPITSLDDLKGQQLRIAGALTPIMEELGAAPVGMSQAEVPEALQTGIVNGYVSSREILKDAKLAEMVNYTTDYPLALNTFVAVMNKDTWESLPQDVQQVIDELNHEMTVFTGEYLDKHVQESLEWSKENHDHEIVELSDSGKWDEKLENMKVDYVEKVQSQGLPAKEYHEKMEKLIEKYNKESE; encoded by the coding sequence ATGAAAAGATGTCTATATTTGATCCTTGCCGTTTTGGTAACTTCCATCTTGTCTGCTTGTGGAGGAGGTACTACGAATGCAGGTGAAGACACGATTAAGTTGACTTATGCATTTTTTGCTCCAGCCAATACTTTCCCGGCGGTGCAAATGGAAGAATGGAAAAAACGCTTGGAAGAACGGACAGATGGAAAAGTGGAAGTGGAACTTTTCCATGGTGGATCGTTACTTGAAGCGAATAATATGTATGACGGAGTAGAAAGTGGTACAGCTGATATCGGATTGACCTCAACCTCCTATGAACCAGGAAGATTTCCTTTACTCGCCATTTCTGATATGCCATCTGGTTATAATAGTGCAACCTCTGCAAGCAAAGTAGTCCATGATCTTGTAAACGAGTATCCCCCTGAAGCCCTTGAAAATTTTAAAATCATCACCACATTCGCCACAGAACCTGCCTATATTCAAAGTAAACAACCCATCACATCTTTAGATGACCTCAAAGGTCAACAACTCCGTATTGCCGGTGCATTAACCCCAATTATGGAAGAGCTGGGCGCGGCACCTGTCGGAATGTCACAGGCTGAAGTTCCAGAGGCATTACAAACCGGCATCGTAAATGGATATGTCTCATCAAGAGAAATATTAAAGGATGCAAAATTAGCGGAGATGGTCAACTATACGACAGACTATCCTTTAGCTTTGAATACGTTCGTCGCAGTCATGAATAAAGACACATGGGAAAGCCTTCCGCAAGATGTCCAACAAGTAATTGATGAATTGAATCATGAAATGACTGTATTTACTGGAGAATACCTGGATAAACATGTGCAGGAGTCTCTTGAATGGAGTAAAGAAAATCATGATCATGAAATCGTTGAACTTTCGGACAGTGGTAAATGGGATGAAAAATTAGAAAATATGAAAGTGGATTATGTTGAAAAGGTTCAGAGCCAGGGCCTTCCAGCTAAAGAGTACCATGAAAAAATGGAAAAACTGATTGAAAAGTATAACAAAGAAAGTGAATGA
- a CDS encoding TRAP transporter small permease, translating into MEDKQTVPLEQEVPRTIHEPTMMNTEKASVFFRIIDRLNQGSAVLAGTTLLMMILLVVFNSIKRLFSDPIAGTVELVSWLGAVTTIFSLGYAQLHKGHVFIDLLYKKFPKAVQQLLHTFMNLVSIAFFSIAGWQIALYGINLMENGVVSPTMRVSFYPIVIFCSLGFLGLLLALIKETIIIWKGGS; encoded by the coding sequence ATGGAAGATAAGCAAACCGTCCCGTTAGAGCAAGAAGTCCCTCGAACAATCCATGAACCTACGATGATGAATACTGAGAAAGCGAGTGTTTTTTTTAGAATAATCGATCGATTGAATCAAGGCTCAGCCGTATTGGCTGGGACTACTCTTTTGATGATGATTCTTTTGGTCGTGTTCAATTCTATAAAGAGATTATTTTCTGACCCGATTGCTGGAACGGTAGAACTTGTAAGCTGGCTTGGTGCTGTAACGACGATCTTCTCATTAGGATACGCACAGTTACACAAAGGGCATGTCTTTATTGACTTGCTGTATAAGAAATTTCCGAAGGCTGTACAACAACTTCTCCATACATTCATGAATTTAGTAAGTATTGCATTTTTTAGCATAGCTGGATGGCAAATCGCTTTATATGGAATCAACTTGATGGAAAATGGGGTAGTCTCACCAACAATGAGAGTATCGTTTTATCCTATTGTCATCTTTTGTTCACTGGGCTTTCTAGGTTTGTTGCTAGCCCTCATTAAAGAGACCATCATAATTTGGAAAGGGGGATCCTGA
- a CDS encoding TRAP transporter large permease, translating into MDANMLAVLGIVVLFTLMFLRLPISFAMMIVGFFGVLIYASPRAAYNLLSADLWNQFSSYSLSVIPLYIFMGEIIFRTGVTEKLFQSAYKWVGHFRGGMASTTILASAGFASISGSNSATAATMATMSLPELDKYKYNKALSTGSIATGGTLGIIIPPSTVLIVLALQMELSVRDLFVASIIPGIFLTLLLIVTVLGLCRLYPDYGPSGERSNMKERINSLKDVIPIGLLFLFVIGGLYLGWFTPTESGAFGAFGAIVLSLLMKKLTWERFKSAMAGTLKSAAMVLMLVVAAMVFGRFLAITRLPFTVAEWVGQLPVQPIVVLCAVLLIYIIGGSIMDALGFLIISIPIFYPMVIALGYDPVWFAVLLCVVTSLGAITPPVGINAFIVQGMTPDTPITTVFKGTAYFFVTYIIFISLLIMFPQIILVFV; encoded by the coding sequence ATGGATGCGAATATGTTAGCTGTTCTAGGTATCGTAGTCCTATTCACTTTAATGTTCTTACGATTGCCGATCAGCTTTGCAATGATGATTGTCGGTTTCTTCGGTGTCTTGATCTATGCCTCGCCCAGAGCAGCTTATAACCTGCTGAGTGCTGATTTATGGAACCAGTTTTCAAGCTATTCATTAAGTGTGATCCCCCTCTATATTTTTATGGGGGAAATCATTTTTCGCACAGGTGTGACAGAAAAGCTATTTCAATCAGCGTACAAATGGGTTGGTCATTTTCGTGGTGGTATGGCGAGTACCACGATTTTAGCGAGTGCAGGATTTGCCTCGATCAGTGGTTCAAATTCTGCAACTGCTGCGACCATGGCGACGATGTCTCTCCCAGAGCTGGATAAATACAAATACAATAAGGCGCTTAGCACTGGAAGCATCGCGACAGGGGGGACACTTGGAATCATAATCCCGCCAAGTACGGTTCTTATTGTCCTGGCCCTCCAGATGGAACTATCAGTCAGGGATTTATTCGTTGCCAGTATCATCCCAGGTATTTTTTTAACCCTTTTGTTGATTGTAACTGTTTTAGGTTTATGCCGTCTCTACCCGGATTACGGTCCTTCTGGTGAACGCTCGAATATGAAGGAAAGAATCAACTCGTTAAAAGATGTCATCCCGATTGGATTACTGTTCTTATTTGTCATCGGAGGTCTCTATTTAGGTTGGTTTACGCCGACAGAATCAGGTGCATTTGGAGCGTTTGGCGCAATTGTCCTTTCTCTTTTGATGAAAAAGCTGACATGGGAACGTTTTAAATCTGCAATGGCAGGAACGCTTAAGTCAGCGGCGATGGTCTTGATGTTAGTGGTGGCAGCGATGGTGTTCGGTCGCTTTTTAGCGATAACGAGATTGCCATTCACAGTAGCAGAATGGGTGGGCCAATTGCCTGTCCAGCCAATTGTTGTTCTATGTGCTGTACTGCTGATTTATATCATAGGCGGATCAATTATGGATGCGCTCGGATTTCTAATCATTTCAATCCCGATTTTTTATCCGATGGTGATCGCATTAGGTTATGATCCTGTATGGTTTGCGGTCCTTCTTTGTGTCGTCACTAGTTTAGGGGCAATCACCCCTCCTGTCGGAATCAATGCTTTCATTGTCCAGGGGATGACCCCGGATACCCCTATCACTACTGTGTTCAAAGGAACGGCTTACTTTTTTGTCACCTACATCATTTTTATCAGCTTACTTATCATGTTTCCGCAAATCATTTTGGTATTCGTGTGA
- a CDS encoding amidase, which translates to MNELLFTDIHTVSGLLKTKKLSPVELTKMTLHQIQEHDPTLTAFITVMVEESLAQSMQAEQEIQEGKYKGRLHGVPIAVKDILQTKGVRTTGGSKIFENWMPDRDAVSVQKLKDAGAIIIGKANLHEFAMGATTENPHYGSTRNPWDLKKIPGGSSGGSAVATAAGMAFGAIGTDTAGSIRLPAAMCGTVGFKPTYNLVSQKGSFPFSWSLDHVGPMTRTVNDAVIMLETMKEKIEKMEEAKVIPLENLKGMRLGFPEGYMLSGIEPGVKRVIEKALDRLQDLGAEIIPIELPLIEQALDALKTIAQSEVLSFHGPLLNKYGHLYGEDLKYRFRFGHDIPAIAYINAQRIRKQFIKKTLRQMENIDALVGPTNVQEPFEIGTMVPEQAISNMFTLGKTPLANILGFPALSVPCGFTQAGIPVGLQLIGKPYSDRNVLQIGECYEKAENWIEALRKNKNYVKLPQG; encoded by the coding sequence ATGAATGAACTATTGTTTACGGACATCCATACAGTCAGTGGATTACTGAAAACGAAGAAACTATCACCTGTCGAATTGACGAAAATGACACTCCATCAGATCCAGGAGCATGATCCGACACTCACTGCCTTTATTACGGTGATGGTGGAGGAATCATTAGCCCAATCCATGCAAGCAGAACAGGAGATCCAAGAGGGGAAATATAAGGGCCGGCTCCACGGAGTACCAATTGCCGTCAAAGACATCCTGCAAACAAAAGGGGTCCGGACGACCGGGGGTTCTAAAATTTTCGAAAATTGGATGCCAGATCGGGATGCTGTCTCTGTTCAAAAACTTAAAGATGCAGGGGCAATTATTATCGGGAAAGCGAACCTGCATGAATTTGCCATGGGTGCCACAACAGAAAATCCTCATTATGGAAGTACACGGAATCCGTGGGATTTAAAGAAGATACCTGGCGGGTCCAGTGGTGGTTCAGCAGTGGCGACTGCTGCTGGAATGGCATTCGGTGCAATCGGGACAGATACGGCTGGTTCAATCAGATTGCCAGCTGCAATGTGTGGAACAGTTGGCTTTAAACCTACCTATAATCTGGTCAGTCAAAAAGGAAGCTTTCCGTTCAGTTGGTCACTCGACCATGTAGGACCGATGACGAGGACAGTCAATGACGCAGTCATCATGCTTGAAACAATGAAAGAGAAGATTGAAAAGATGGAGGAGGCAAAGGTCATTCCATTGGAAAATCTAAAGGGAATGAGACTCGGATTTCCTGAAGGCTATATGTTATCGGGAATAGAACCTGGCGTCAAAAGGGTGATAGAGAAGGCTCTCGATCGATTGCAAGATCTCGGAGCCGAAATCATCCCTATTGAACTGCCGTTGATCGAACAAGCACTTGATGCTTTGAAAACGATCGCGCAATCGGAAGTACTTTCATTTCACGGACCGCTGTTAAATAAATATGGACATCTTTATGGAGAAGATTTAAAGTATCGTTTCCGATTTGGCCATGATATACCTGCAATAGCGTATATAAATGCTCAGCGGATACGTAAACAATTCATAAAGAAAACCTTAAGGCAAATGGAAAACATTGATGCACTCGTGGGCCCTACGAATGTTCAAGAACCTTTTGAAATCGGAACGATGGTCCCGGAGCAAGCGATCAGCAATATGTTTACGCTGGGTAAAACCCCACTAGCCAATATCCTTGGGTTTCCTGCATTATCTGTTCCATGTGGATTCACGCAAGCAGGTATCCCTGTCGGCCTGCAGTTAATCGGTAAACCTTATTCCGATAGAAACGTTCTTCAAATTGGTGAATGCTATGAAAAAGCTGAAAACTGGATCGAAGCTCTTCGAAAAAATAAAAATTACGTGAAACTCCCTCAGGGTTAG